One window of the Pieris rapae chromosome 13, ilPieRapa1.1, whole genome shotgun sequence genome contains the following:
- the LOC110993880 gene encoding protein MON2 homolog isoform X1: MAFVSAVTGDDSTRKFMDVLQNDFKTLSLETKKKYPQIREACDEAIEKLSLAANNPQASLYGVVNQILYPLVQGCESKDVKIIKFCLGTIQRLIAQQGIDAKGARHIVDCLFNLGQANTLELKLLQTAALLMTTSDLVHGDTLARTMVLCMKMVAACEGRDVSTSHAAAATVRQLVALVFERALAEADGTLKVNPADVRIQTNQKAPKDLKPCAVDAYLILQDIIQLINGDAANWLVGISDVPKTFGLELLDTVLTDFSPVFFKITEFRFLLKEHVCALIIRLFSPNVKYRAAFTAPHIPGGGAGGTPPAPDRPHFPVTMRLLRLVSIILHKYHDLLVTECEIFLSLTIKFLDPDKPLWQRALALEVLHKMTIQPDLLKSFCECYDMRPHATNIFQDIVNALGAYVQSLFVAANVNTQPGSTGVPQQAGFYWKGVWLPLCVIFEPGTAKSVYIEMLDRTEAPTIQDGYGISVAYACLIEIIRSIAISVEGEEYYRLQELYDDNQNDNDEKEVNSNTKAISNKDTDDTETRDITKNGHNESDQNSNIVRKDSETDDKDRQLSLQLIKSSWCGLVWGLSVLAEASIGELENILCAIQTLARVSGKVGVTNARDACIGALCRCALPAQYCVPVLGALAALACPWPAARAQPSQQADLRHHVVWVGTPLPCAQPPGQQQSFVMVTSRHVTAMRALLQAARRDGDTMQQAWLPVLTTLQHLVWILGLKPSTGGSMKASRASADANAVMSTSAVMADLPGQQVPVAESLGVMSGIDISLSAMLSRVFEASKNLDDVALHHLIDALCKLSNEAMDLAYSNREPSLFAVAKLLETGLANMHRIEVMWRPITNHLLEVCQHPHIRMREWGVEAITYLVQAAFQYHHNNPALVTEARERLILEPLAELCNVRHCDVRARQLECAARLLHSRGEQLGAAWPLMMEIISAICDQHSEQLVRSAFQCAQLVAGDLLGCAGPRCLRRVLAAAAAFARQTKELNISLTAVGLMWNISDYLYHKRDKLSVALANEAAACPEYPDLPPLDRLWMCLYVRLSELCTEPRAPVRRAASQTLFSCIGAHGTLLSKPAWRALLNILFPMLQQVQKQSNIASSEKVDTGEHILIHHTRNTAQKQWAETQVLTLSGVSRVFHSRFQLLTSVGDFQRSWTALLDFIVDFALRKSHEVSVAALKSFQEVVTAAGRLESESAASNKRIWAAAWAAWTSIASNLHSDTAARPVPEDGKPVELYSPSLNFLTTLVQIFPLIFQHIRPSFTPKDVEQLGQCLCKVCSVEPSASALDGLGTGTPASLHALHCLDTVHKEALVRHELLPAMFSALTSLADVVSSQPAASARCLSAAAALYRAAPAPSKHILPHLLQALHTAVKKCSPEKRRRNSERERDQPDETAQIATLLLQVLATGLPLAREKPDDYKEFWEILPGVLETFMFEPPVGCGGQAREVVCVIRDEVLGGSPRAPAHAARRALHLVRAGSMHANHASKNEQELREREEFARACFETLLQFSMLEDVDSIAAGEEDADPLAIMPLLDRFQEVISKYSSEDDSEPLTRHQLSEISFVLKAIATLTDAMKRAPPAKVDATAWQKLIGIYPLIVGLAAGGRASGPGGSGPAVREALLQFGGLLAAPP; this comes from the exons ATGGCATTCGTGAGTGCAGTTACCGGTGATGATTCTACTAGAAAATTTATGGACGTCTTGCAGAATGATTTTAAGACACTTAGCTTGGAAACCAAGAAAAAATATCCCCAGATAAGAGag GCATGTGATGAAGCAATAGAAAAGCTATCCCTAGCTGCTAATAATCCGCAGGCTTCATTGTATGGAGTTGTCAATCAAATACTATATCCTCTTGTACAGGGTTGTGAGTCAAAAGATGTGAAAATTATAAAg TTTTGCCTGGGCACTATACAGCGGCTGATTGCTCAACAAGGCATTGATGCCAAAGGAGCCAGACATATAGTTGACTGTTTGTTCAACTTGGGTCAGGCAAATACACTTGAGCTAAAGTTATTACAAACTGCTGCATTGCTTATGACTACCTCTGATCTAGTACATGGGGATACTTTAGCTAGG ACAATGGTGCTGTGTATGAAAATGGTGGCAGCCTGTGAGGGTCGAGATGTGAGCACAAGTCATGCTGCAGCAGCCACTGTGAGGCAACTTGTTGCTTTAGTCTTTGAGAGGGCTCTTGCTGAGGCAGATG GTACACTGAAAGTGAATCCGGCTGATGTCAGAATACAAACAAATCAAAAAGCTCCAAAGGATCTTAAACCCTGTGCTGTTGATGCCTATCTTATTTTACAG gatataatacaattaatcaaTGGTGATGCTGCAAACTGGCTTGTTGGAATATCTGATGTTCCAAAGACGTTTGGCTTGGAATTGCTTGATACTGTACTTACTGATTTTTCACCTGTGTTCtttaaa ATAACAGAATTTCGATTTTTACTCAAGGAGCATGTATGTGCATTGATAATTAGGCTGTTTTCGCCAAATGTCAAATACAG GGCAGCCTTTACGGCCCCCCATATACCAGGTGGTGGAGCTGGGGGAACCCCTCCCGCCCCAGATAGGCCCCACTTTCCTGTTACTATGAGATTGCTTCGCTTGGTTTCAATTATACTGCACAAGTATCACGATTTATTG GTGACCGAATGTGAGATATTCTTATCTCTAACAATCAAATTCTTGGACCCGGATAAACCGTTATGGCAAAGAGCGCTCGCTTTAGAAGTACTACATAAAATGACTATACAACCTG ATCTTCTCAAATCGTTCTGCGAGTGTTACGACATGCGTCCGCACGCAACGAACATCTTTCAAGATATCGTGAACGCGCTCGGCGCGTACGTTCAAAGTTTGTTCGTCGCTGCCAATGTTAATACGCAGCCTG gaTCGACCGGGGTTCCTCAACAAGCCGGTTTTTATTGGAAAGGTGTATGGCTACCGCTTTGCGTCATCTTCGAGCCTGGTACTGCAAAGTCTGTTTA CATAGAAATGCTCGATCGAACAGAAGCGCCCACCATTCAAGATGGCTACGGCATATCAGTTGCCTACGCATGTCTTATAGAGATAATACGGTCCATCGCTATTAGTGTTGAAGGTGAAGAATATTATAG GTTACAGGAACTGTATGATGACAATCAAAATGACAATGATGAGAAGGAAGTCAATTCTAATACCAAAGCTATTAGTAATAAAG ATACAGATGATACAGAGACTAGAGACATAACGAAGAACGGACATAATGAGTCTGACCAGAACTCGAATATAGTTAGGAAGGATTCTGAAACGGACGACAAAGATCGACAGCTTAGCTTACAG CTTATAAAGTCGTCTTGGTGCGGTTTAGTGTGGGGTTTATCAGTACTTGCAGAGGCCAGTATTGGAGAGCTGGAGAATATTTTATGTGCCATACAGACGCTTGCTAGAGTCAGTGGGAAG GTGGGTGTGACAAACGCTCGCGATGCTTGTATAGGCGCGCTATGTCGTTGCGCTTTACCGGCTCAGTACTGTGTGCCTGTATTAGGTGCATTAGCGGCATTGGCGTGTCCATGGCCCGCTGCACGCGCGCAACCCTCTCAACAGGCTGATCTGAGACATCATGTTGTATGGGTCGGGACTCCTTTACCCTGTGCGCAGCCACCtg GCCAGCAGCAGTCGTTCGTGATGGTGACCTCTCGTCACGTGACAGCAATGCGTGCCCTGCTTCAGGCGGCTCGCAGGGATGGAGACACTATGCAACAGGCTTGGCTGCCAGTTCTTACTACGCTACAGCATCTG GTATGGATCCTGGGTCTGAAACCGTCGACGGGTGGAAGTATGAAAGCCAGTCGCGCAAGTGCCGACGCCAATGCTGTCATGAGCACTTCCGCTGTCATGGCTGACCTTCCTG GTCAGCAAGTTCCCGTGGCGGAATCTCTCGGAGTAATGAGCGGTATTGATATCT CTCTATCAGCAATGTTATCGAGAGTGTTCGAGGCTTCAAAGAATCTAGATGATGTAGCTCTGCATCACTTGATTGATGCTCTGTGTAAATTGTCCAATGAGGCTATGGATCTGGCATATTCGAATAGG GAGCCATCATTGTTCGCGGTGGCAAAACTCTTGGAGACGGGGCTGGCAAACATGCATAGGATCGAAGTGATGTGGCGACCTATTACTAATCATTTACTCGAA gTGTGTCAACATCCACACATACGCATGAGGGAATGGGGAGTAGAAGCCATCACATACCTTGTGCAAGCCGCATTTCAATATCATCACAATAACCCTGCGTTAGTAACAGAG GCCCGCGAGCGCCTAATACTTGAACCACTAGCAGAGTTGTGTAATGTACGTCATTGCGACGTACGCGCTCGTCAATTAGAATGCGCGGCGAGATTATTGCACTCACGCGGGGAGCAACTCGGTGCTGCTTGGCCCTTGATGATGGAGATCATTTCTGCTATATGTGATCAACACAG TGAACAATTAGTACGGTCAGCATTCCAATGTGCGCAATTAGTAGCTGGGGACTTATTAGGATGCGCGGGACCCCGGTGTTTACGGCGTGTGTTAGCCGCCGCTGCGGCCTTTGCCAGGCAGACCAAGGAGCTTAACATTAGTCTTACCGCTGTTGGTCTTATG TGGAACATATCAGACTATTTATACCACAAGCGCGATAAATTGTCTGTGGCACTCGCGAACGAAGCGGCTGCGTGTCCTGAATACCCCGATTTACCACCTCTGGACAGGCTTTGGATGTGCCTTTACGTACGACTTA GTGAGCTATGTACGGAACCGCGAGCTCCGGTGCGTCGCGCAGCCAGTCAGACATTATTCAGCTGTATCGGAGCACACGGGACCCTATTGAGCAAACCCGCATGGAGAGCATTACTGAATATACTCTTCCCCATGTTGCAAcag gtacaaaaacagtCGAATATTGCGAGTTCGGAAAAAGTTGATACAGGAGAACATATCTTGATACATCACACCAGAAACACAGCGCAGAAGCAATGGGCCGAAACACAG GTTCTAACCCTATCGGGTGTGTCTCGTGTCTTCCACTCGAGGTTCCAGTTATTGACTTCCGTTGGAGATTTCCAGAGGTCATGGACGGCACTGTTAGATTTTATTGTTGATTTTGCGCTGAGGAAGAGTCACGAG gtATCAGTAGCAGCATTGAAGTCATTCCAGGAGGTGGTGACTGCAGCGGGTCGCTTGGAAAGTGAGAGTGCGGCCAGCAACAAACGTATTTGGGCCGCGGCGTGGGCTGCTTGGACCAGTATTGCGTCTAACCTGCATTCTGATACAGCCGCTAGGCCAG tGCCAGAGGATGGTAAACCTGTTGAGTTGTATTCGCCATCATTGAATTTCCTTACTACCCTTGTGCAGATCTTCCCCCTCATTTTCCAACATATACGGCCATC TTTTACCCCAAAAGACGTAGAGCAACTCGGCCAATGTCTATGCAAAGTGTGCAGTGTTGAACCGTCCGCGTCCGCACTGGACGGCCTCGGTACGGGCACGCCCGCTAGTTTGCACGCCCTGCATTGCCTCGACACTGTACATAAG GAGGCCCTAGTCCGCCATGAGTTATTGCCAGCGATGTTCTCAGCACTAACCTCTCTAGCGGACGTTGTAAGCTCCCAACCGGCGGCAAGTGCCCGTTGTCTCTCCGCTGCCGCAGCGCTGTATCGGGCTGCGCCTGCGCCGAGTAAACATATTCTGCCGCACTTGCTGCAG gCTCTTCACACAGCGGTAAAGAAGTGCAGTCCAGAGAAACGAAGACGGAACAGCGAGAGAGAAAGAGATCAACCGGATGAGACGGCGCAAATAGCTACTTTATTGTTGCAG GTTCTGGCCACTGGGTTACCGCTAGCGAGAGAAAAGCCTGACGATTACAAAGAGTTCTGGGAAATATTGCCCGGCGTGCTTGAAACGTTCATGTTTGAACCGCC TGTGGGGTGCGGCGGCCAAGCCCGTGAAGTCGTATGTGTGATCCGCGATGAAGTGTTGGGCGGTTCCCCTAGGGCGCCCGCCCATGCCGCTAGACGCGCCCTGCATCTCGTCAGAGCGGGATCCATGCATGCCAATCACGCTTcta AAAACGAGCAAGAACTTCGGGAGCGTGAAGAATTTGCCCGAGCGTGCTTTGAGACTTTATTGCAGTTCTCGATGTTAGAAGATGTTGATTCCATCGCAGCCGGAGAAG AAGACGCAGACCCACTAGCCATAATGCCACTTCTAGATCGGTTTCAAGAAGTTATCTCGAAATACAGTTCTGAAGACGATTCAGAACCTTTAACCAG ACATCAGCTGTCTGAGATATCGTTTGTCCTGAAAGCGATAGCGACCCTCACTGATGCCATGAAGCGAGCGCCGCCCGCAAAAGTAGACGCTACGGCCTGGCAGAAGCTTATAG GAATATACCCGCTGATAGTGGGTTTGGCAGCGGGGGGACGTGCCTCGGGCCCCGGTGGTTCAGGTCCCGCAGTGCGGGAAGCCCTTCTGCAGTTCGGGGGCCTTTTGGCTGCGCCGCCCTAG